Within Streptomyces roseirectus, the genomic segment GTCCGACAGCTTCAGCGGGCCCATCGGGTGGGCGCAGCCCAGCTCCATGCCGTTGTCGATGTCCTCACGGCTCGCGATGCCCGTCTCGAACATCCGGATCGCGGACAGGAGGTAGGGGATCAGCAGCGCGTTCACCACGAAGCCCGAGCGGTCCTGGGCGCGGATCGCGTGCTTGCCGAGCAGCTTCTCGGCGAAGAGCTGGGCCCGGCTGAGGGTGCCCTCGCTGGTCGTCAGCGCCGGGATCAGCTCGACGAGCTTCTGCACCGGCGCCGGGTTGAAGAAGTGGACGCCGATCACGTGGTCCGGGCGGGAGGTGGCGACGGCGAGCTTCACGAGCGGGATGGACGAGGTGTTGGACGCCAGGATCGCGTCCGGGCGGGTCACGACCTGGTCCAGGACCTGGAAGATCTCCGTCTTCACCTGCTCGTTCTCGACGACGGCCTCGATCACCAGGTCCCGGTCGGCGAACTCGCCGAGGTCCGTGGTGAAGCTCAGGCGCGCGAGCGCGTCGTCCCGCTCGGCCTCGGTGATCTTGCCGCGTTCGGCGGCCTTCGTCAGGGAGGTGAGCAGCCGGGTCCGGCCCAGCTCCAGGGCCTCGCCGGTCGTCTCCGCGACCTTCACGTCCAGGCCGGCGCGGGCGCAGACCTCGGCGATGCCCGCTCCCATCTGGCCGCAGCCCACCACTCCGACGCGTTCGATGTCGGTCACACCGCTCCCTTTCCGCCGCACATTCTCTGCCTGCTCCGATCGTGCACGTTACTAGCAAGTATCGATGATCGATCGGCGGGGTCGGGCATGCTGACCCCCGAGACAATCCGCACACCTTGGTTCAAGGGGGTTCTGCTATGGGGCGACTGACCCGACGGGCGTTCGCGTTGGCGGCGGGGACGGTGGTGGCGGGAGCCGTCACGGGGGGATCGGCGGCGGGGGCGGGGGGTTCCGAGGGGCGTGCGGGTGAGGTGGGGGAGTCCGGGCGGCACCGGCGGATGCGGGGGATGTGGCTGGCGACCGTCGCGAACCGGGACTTCCCCTCGCGGGCCGGGCTCAGCGCGAAAGCCCAGCGGGCCGAGCTGACCGGCTGGCTCGACCTCGCCGCGAAGTCCCGCCTCAACACCGTGATCCTCCAGGTGCGGCCCACCGCCGACGCGCTGTGGCCCTCGCCGCACGAGCCCTGGTCCGCCGTCCTCACCGGGACGCAGGGCAAGGACCCCGGCTGGGACCCGCTGGGGACGGCCGTCCGTGAGGCGCGGGAGCGGGGGCTCCAACTGCACGCCTGGTTCAACCCGTTCCGCGTCGCCAACCACGCCGACCCGGCGAAGCTCGTCGCCGACCACCCCGCGCGGCTGCACCCCGAGTGGGTCGTCACGTACGGCGGGCGCATGTACTACAACCCCGGGCTGCCCGAGGTGCGGGCGTTCGTCCGGACGGCGATTCTCGACGCGGTCGGCCGCTACCCGCTGGACGCCGTCCACTTCGACGACTACTTCTACCCCTACCCCGTCGCCGGGCAGACCTTCGACGACGACTCCGCGTACGCCCGTCACGGCGCCGGGTTCCCCGACCGGGCCTCCTGGCGGCGCGCCAACATCGACGCCTTCGTCCTCGACATCGCCACCGCCGTCAAACGCATCCGGCCCACCACCCTCTTCGGCATCAGCCCCTTCGGCGTCTGGCGCAACAAGTCCAGCGACCCCCTCGGCTCCGACACCCGCGCCGCCCAGTCCTACGACGACACCTTCGCCGACACCCGGAAATGGGTCCGCGAGGGCTGGCTCGACTACATCGTCCCCCAGCTCTACTGGAACATCGGCTTCCCCGCCGCGGACTACGCGAAGCTCGTCCCCTGGTGGGCGGACGTCGCCGAGGGCAGCCGAACCCGCCTCTACCTCGGCGAGGCCCTGTACAAGGCAGGCGACCCCGCGCAGCCCGCGGCCTGGCAGGACCCGGGTGAACTCTCCAAGCACCTCACCCTCGCCGACGCCCACGCCTCGGTACGCGGCCACGTGTTCTTCGCCGCCCGCGAGGTGAGGGCGGACCCGATCGGGGCGTTCACCCGGGTGGTGACGGACCACTACAAGGGGGCGGGGAGCAGGGGGAAGTGAGGCGGGGGCGGGGTGAGTGCGTCACCGTGCTCACCCCCCGTTCCCTCCCCCCTCAGCCCGCCTTCCCCCGGGCGCGGACCTCGCAGTCCGGGCCCGGGGAGAGGAGGGTTTCGTGGCCGTCGGAGTGGCGGACGCGGTAGGGGGGTTGGCCGGAGGGGCCGAGGACTTCGATGATCTCGGTGATCTGGTCCTGGCGGCCGATCACCCGGCTGTGCTGGACGAGTTGGTCGCCCACGGATGCGTGCATCTGGGCCTCCTCATGTTTGTGGGGAGTCTAGGACGGCGGACCGGGGGAGTCAGCCCCGCGCGCGTTGGGTGACGGCGATGCAGGCGACGACGCCGAGGGCGGTGAGGGGAGCGGCGGGGGTGAGGTGTTCGGACAGCAGGACGACCGACCAGAGCAGGGTGAGGAGGGGCTGGGCGAGCTGGAGCTGACTGGCCTTGGGGATCCCGATCGAGGCCATGCCCCGGTACCAGACGACCAGCCCGAGGAACTGGGACCCGGCGGCGACCCACAGCAGCCCGGCGACACCCCGCGCGCTCAGCTCGACACTCTCGTACGACAGGGCGACCCCAGCCGCGGGCACGGCCAGGGGCAGACACAGCACCAGCGCCCACGCGATCACCTGCCACCCCGGCATGACCCGCGCGAGCCGCCCGCCCTCGGTGTACCCGGCGGCACACACGATCAGCGCCGCGAACAGGTACACGTCGGCCCCACTGACCGCCCCACCGCTCTGCCGCACGGTGAACCCCGCCACGGCGACGGCCCCCGCACCGGCCGCGACCCAGAACGTCCGCGACGGCCGCGCCCCCGTCCGCAGCGCCGAGAACAGTGCCGTCGTCAGCGGCAACAGCCCCACGACGACGGCCGCGTGCGCGGTGGACGACGTCCGCAGCGCCAGCGTCGTCAGCAGCGGGAACCCGACGACCACGCCCGCCGCGACGACGACGAGCCCCGCCCGGTGCTCCCGCGCGGGCAGCGGCACGCGCAGCGCCAGCAGGCACCCGCCCGCGATGACCGCCGCGAGCACACACCGCACGGCGACGAGCGACCACGGCCCGAAACTCTCCAGCCCCCAGGCGGTCGCGGGGAACGTGAGGGAGAAGGCGACGACCCCGAGCCCGGCTTGCAGGGTGCCGAGCCGCGCACCGGGAAGGGTGCCGGGCCGCACGCCGGGGACCCCGCCACTCACCGCTATCCGGTCCTGCGTGATAGCGCTATTCTCTGGCTTCATGTACGAGCGTAGCAGCGTCACTGACCTCGCCGACAAGCTGCGAGCCGAGCTCAACCGCTACTCGCCCGGTGGAAAGCTCCCCTCCAGTCGGGCCCTCGTCGAGCGGTACAAGGTCAGCCCGGTGACCGTCTCGCGGGCGATCGGGCAGCTCGTCGCCGAGGGGCTGGTGGTGACGCGCCCCGGCGCGGGAGCGTTCCGCGCGCGGGAGCGCAGCCCTGAGCGGGCGTCCGGCGACACCTCGTGGCAGCAGGTCGCGCTGAGCGCGGACGGCGCCGCCGACCTCGTCCCGCGTGCCGTCGACGCGACCGGCGTCACCGTCTCGCTGGCCGTCCCACCGCCCGGCGTGATCGAGTTCAACGGGGGTTATCCGCACCCGTCGCTCCAGCCGGAGCGCGCGATGTCGGCGGCGCTCGCGCGGGCGGGCCGGCGGCCGGGGGCGTGGGGGAGACCCCCGCTGGAGGGGCTGCCCGAGCTGCGGGAGTGGTTCGCGCGGACCGTCGGCGGGACAGTTACGTCCGCGGAGGTGCTGATCGGCGCCGGCGGACAGGCGGGGCTGACGACGGCCCTGCGCGCGCTCGCTCCGCCGGGCGCGCCGGTGCTCGTCGAGTCGCCCACGTACCCCGGCATGCTGGCGATCGCCCGCTCCTCGGGCCTGCGTCCGGTTCCCGTGCCGGTCGACTCCGACGGCGTCCGGCCCGCGCTGCTCGCGGACGCGTTCCGGGCGACCGGCGCGCGGGTGTTCGTCTGCCAGCCCCTCTTCCAGAACCCCACCGGCGCCGTCCTCGCGCCCGAGCGGCGGACGGAGGTGCTGCGGGTCGCGCGGGACGCGGGGGCGTTCGTCGTCGAGGACGACTACGTCCGCCGGCTCGTCCACGCCGACGCGGGGCCTCTCCCTCGGCCCCTGATCGCCGACGATCAGGACGGTGTCGTCGTCCACGTCAGTTCGCTGACGAAGGCGACGTCGCCGAGTTTCCGGGTGAGCGCCCTGATCGCGCGGGGGCCCGCGCTGGCCCGGCTGCGGGCGATCCAGATCGTGGACACGTTCTTCGTGCCGAGGCCCCTTCAGGAAGCGGCGCTGGAACTGGTCGGCTCGCCCGCCTGGCCCCGCCATCTCCGCGCCCTGTCCGCCGAGTTGCAGCGACGCCGCACGGCACTGACCACCGCCCTCACCACCCACCTCCCCACCCTCACCCTCCCCCACATCCCCACCGGCGGCTACCACCTCTGGCTCCGCCTCCCCGACACCACGGACGAAGCCGCCCTCACCACCGCCGCCCTCCACGAAGGCGTCGCCCTCACCCCGGGCCACCCCTACTTCAGCGCCGAACCCCCTGGCCCCCACCTCCGCCTCAGCTTCGCGGCGGTGGCGGGAACGGACGAACTCGCGGAAGGCGTACGCCGCTTGAGCAGGGCATACGAGACGACGAGCTAACGCACGTCAACGAACCCGCACAAGAACACCCCCTCCTCGAACACATCCGGCGTCACCCGCACCCCGGTGATCCGCCGCGCCAACTCGAAACACGCCCCAACCCTCGACTCCCCGACGAACCCCGCCTCCCTCACCCACCCGCCCACCCGCTCCGCCTCCGGCCCGTCCCGCCGCTCAGGAAACAACGGCTCGAAGTGCAACCTCCGCACACCGTCCGCGTACCAGCAGAAGTGATCGAGAGCATCAGCGGTAAGAAAATGCGAAACGATCACCCGCCCCCGGGACAGCGGCAGCATCACCTCATCGGTGATCCCCAGCCGGCCGTTGTACTCCACCAACAACGTCCACCCCTCCAACTGACCCGCCCCCACCAGAAATCGCCTCTCACTCCATGTGTCGTACGAGGGCTCGAGCAGCCCATCCACCCCAACAATCCGCGCCCCCGGCTCAACCCCCAACTCCCGGAACATTCCCTCGGGCGTGAGACCGCGCAGCAGGGTCAGACAGTACGCGTCCGCCAGCGCGGGAAACCGCTCACTGAACCAGTCGTAGTCCATGGCCCTCATCCTCGCTCCCCGGGACGGAGTGCGGGGTGGCGTCCCGCCCAGTGGTGATGGTGCCTCGCGAAGTGGTGCAGCGCGGCGCGGAGTTCGTGACCCGGGAGGTCGGTTCGCCGGCGCCTGGATGGTGTCCCGCCGGGTGGTGTGGCGATGCGGGGCCGTTGGCCTCCGCCCGGAGCTGAAGTGGCGCCCGCCTGGCCACGGCGTGGGCTGCTCACCGGCACCGGCACCCCGACGTGCCGCGCCGACGCCGGCCCGGCGGGCCGCCTCGCGGAGTCGCCGGCTCCACGCCGGTACACCATCCAACGGGACGTGACCGGCGCCTGTGCGCAGCACTGAGGCTGGGCGGGCACCTGCGGCCGCCGCTCCGGATCCGGTTGGTGGCCTGCGGCCCGCATGCGCGAGCCGATGTTCCGCTCGCCCAACCACTCGTCGCCCCCGCCCCCGCGAAACCCGCTCGTCCCCGTCGCCCCCCACCTGTCACCCTCCTCCCATGAACGAAGCTTTTCCCCTCGCGGAGGGGTATGAGATCTCGCACGATGGCCGGCGGATCGACGTGGAGCGGGTGCACGGGTGGTTGTCGAGGGATGCGTACTGGGCGTTGGGGAGGGAGCGGGAGAAGCAGGAGAGGGCGATGGAGGGGTCGGTCAACTTCGGGGTGTATCGGGGGAGTTCGGGGGAGCAGGTGGCGTATGCGAGGGTGGTGAGTGATCGGGCGACTTTTGCCTGGCTGTGTGATGTGTACGTTGATCCGGAGGTGCGGGGGCTGGGGATCGGGACCGCCCTCGTCGCCGGAGTACGCGACCACTTCGCGGAGTTGGGGATCCGGAGGATGCTGCTCGCCACGCATGACGCGCACGGAGTGTACGAGCGGATCGGGTTCACGCCGCTGGAGAAGCCGGATCAGTGGATGGCGTTGTATTTCGGGTGAGTTGAGGGCCGGCGGGTGTAAGTGGTCGTGAGGAGAAGGTCCTTGGAGGGACCGCGCACCCGCCAGACCGTCCGCCAGCGGGAGGGCGAGAGGACGCTGAACTCCCCCCGGTAGAGATCGGCGACGCAGGGGTGCTCGGCGATGTGGTGCCCGGTGGAGAGGTCGAGCCCGTGGAAGGGCCGCCCGTCGGAGAACCGGACGTCGGCGGCGGAGGGCGTGGGTCCGGGCAGAAACCGCAGAGTCCGCGAGGCGGGCCGCGCCACCCCTTGCCAACGAAACGTCCCGCCCTCAAGATGCAGCAACCCACCCTCCTCCAGCGGCCCATCCCCTTCCAGCGGCCGGAACTCGGTCGTCCCGTTGAACTCGCCCGCATCCCCGCCCGCCAGATCCCGCACCCCCCGCTCGACCTCCCACTCCCCGGCGAGATACCCCAGCACGTCCGCGACCGGCCAGAACTCGCTCATGGGCCCTCTCTTTCGACACTTTCGGTACTGCGGGACTCATTGACGCCTCACGCCCCCCTCCCTATCTTGCCGTTCGAAGTGCTGACCAACGTCCGATATCACGAACAGATACAGAGCCGCGGAGCACACATGTCACGCACCCGCTGGAGACTAGGTCTCGGCGCCACCGCCCTCCTCCTGGCCACGGCCGGCCTGCCCGTCACCGCGCAGGCGGCCGACACGACCGACTACGCCGTCACCGTCGACCCCGCCGGAAAGGGCGCGAGGATCGACGACACGATGTACGGCGTCTTCTTCGAGGACATCAACAGGGCGGCGGACGGCGGCCTGTACGCCGAACTCGTCCAGAACCGCTCCTTCGAGTACTCGACCGTCGACAACCGCGCGTACACCCCGCTGACGGCGTGGACGGTCACGGGCTCCGCGAACGTCGTGAACGACGCGGGCCGTTTGAATGAAAGGAACCGCAACTACCTGGCCCTGGACGCCGGTTCGGCGGTCACGAACTCCGGCTACAACACGGGCGTCCATGCCGACCAGGGCAAGAAGTACGACTTCTCGGTGTGGGCCCGCGCCGAGAAGGGCACCGAGCTGACGGTCACCCTGCACGACGCGGACGGCACACTCGCCCCCGCCCGCAGGATCACCGTGCGCGAGAACGGCTGGGCCCAGTACCGGACGACGTTCACGGCGACCCGCACGAGCAGCGTCGCCCGCCTGACCGTCGCGTCGTCGAAGGCCGCCGCCCTCGACATGGTCTCGCTGTTCCCGAGGGACACCTACAAGGGCCAACCGAACGGCCTGCGCAAGGACTTGGCCGAGAAGGTCGCCGCGCTGAAGCCGGGCTTCGTCCGCTTCCCCGGCGGCTGCCTGGTCAACACCGGTTCCATGGAGGACTACAGCGAGGCGTCGAACTGGCAGCGCGCCCGCTCGTACCAGTGGAAGGACACGATCGGCCCGGTCGAGCAGCGGGCGGTGAACTCCAACGTCTGGGGCTACCACCAGAGTTACGGCCTGGGCTACTACGAGTACTTCCGTTTCGCCGAGGACATCGGCGCGATGCCGCTGCCCGTCGTCCCGGCCCTCGTCACCGGCTGCGGCCAGAACAAGGCCGTCGACGACCCGGCACTCCTGAAGCGCCACATCCAGGACGCCCTGGACCTGATCGAGTTCGCCAACGGCCCGGCCACCTCCACGTGGGGCAAGGTCAGGGCGAAGATGGGTCACCCGAAGCCGTTCCACCTCACGCACATCGAGGTCGGCAACGAGGAGAACCTGCCCGTCGAGTTCTTCGACCGCTTCAAGCAGTTCCGCGCGGCGATCGAGGAGAAGTACCCGAACATCACGGTCGTCTCCAACTCCGGCCCGGACGACTCCGGTTCGACCTTCGACACGGCCTGGCAGCTCAACCGGGACGCCAAGGTCGGCATGGTCGACGAGCATTACTACAACAGCCCTCAGTGGTTCCTCCAGAACAACGACCGCTACGACACCTACGACCGCACCGGCCCGAAGGTCTTCCTCGGCGAATACGCCTCCCAGGGCAACGCGTTCAAGAACGGCCTGGCCGAGGCCGCGTTCATGACCGGCCTGGAGCGCAACGCGGACGTCGTCAAACTCGCCTCGTACGCACCGCTGTTCGCCAACGAGGACTACGTCCAGTGGCGCCCCGACCTGATCTGGTTCAACAACCACGCCTCCTGGAACTCCGCCAACTACGAGGTCCAGAAGCTGTTCATGACCAACGTCGGCGACCGCGTCGTCCCCTCGACGGCCACCGGCACCCCGTCCCTCCAGGGCCCGATCACCGGCGCCGTCGGCCTGTCGACGTGGGCGACGAGCGCCGCGTACGACGACGTCCGGGTGACCGGCGCCGACGGCACCCCGCTGCTGAGCGACGACTTCTCCGGTGACGCGTCGAAGTGGACCCACACGGGCGCCGGGAGCTGGAGCGTCCAGGACGGCCAGTACGTCCAGAGCGACACGGCCGCCGAGAACACCATGGCCAGCGCCGGCGACCCGAGTTGGCACGACTACGACCTCCATGTGAAGGCCACCAAGAAGGCGGGCAAGGAGGGCTTCCTCGTCGCGTTCGGCGTCAAGGACACCGGCAACTTCTACTGGTTCAACGTCGGCGGCTGGAACAACACCCAGACCGCCGTCGAACAGGCCGTGGACGGCGGCAAGTCGACGCTGATCTCCAAGGCGGGCAGCGTCGAGACGGGCCGCGCCTACGACATCGACGTCAAGGTCCGCGGCCGTCAGGTCACCCTCTTCCTCGACGGCGAGGAGTGGGGCAGCTTCACCGACGACAAGCCCGCCGAGCCGTTCCGCCAGGTCGTCACCCGTGACGCGAAGACCGGCGAGCTGATCGTGAAGGTCGTCAACGCGCAGGCGGCGGACGCCCGGACGGCGATCGACCTCGGCACGTCCCGCGTCGCGAAGACGGCCCGCGTCACCACCCTCAGCGCCGCCGCCGACGCCGTGAACACGGAGACGGCCACCCCGGTCGCCCCCGTGACGTCCACGTTCGACGGAGTCGCCAGGAAGTTCACCTACACCTTCCCGGCGAACTCGGTGACCTTCCTGCGGATCAGGCAGAGGTAGCCGGAAGCAGCCCCCGCTCACCGAAGACCTTCTTCGCGACGAACGTCGCGTTGAGGGCCTTCGGGAAGCCGCAGTACCCGGCGGAGTGCAGCAGCGCCTCGGTGATCTGGGTCGGCGTGAGGCCGACGTTCAGCGCGGCGTTGATGTGCACCTCCAGCTGGGGCTCGCAGCCCCCGAGCGCGGTGAGCATCCCGAGCGTCACCAACTGGCGGTCACGGGGCGCCAGTTCGGGACGGTCGTAGATCTCGCCGAAGCCCCAGGCCACGATCTGGTGGCCCAGTTCGGGGTTGATGTCGGCCAGCGAGTCGATGACCCGCTGGCCGGCCTCCCCGTCGACCTTGCGCAGCACTTCAAGGCCGTGGGCGAAACGTTCGTCGCGGGTGGTGCTCTCGTTCGTGCCGCTGTTCGTGCTGTCGTTCGTCATGAGAGAGACCGTAGGAGTAGGAGCGCGCTCCAACGCAACCCGCGCCGCCCGTCTACAGGTAAGGCTTGGTGATCAGCTCGATCGCGTGGCCCGACGGGTCCTTGAAGTAGACGCCCCGGCCGCCGTGCCCGGTGTTCGTCTCGCCGGGGCGCCGCATCTGGGGGTCGGCCCAGTGCGTGATGCCGTCGGCGCACAGCCGCTGGTAGGCGCGGTCGAACAGGGCGTCGTCGACGAGGAACGCGTAGTGCTGCATCTGGATCTCGACCGGCGGCTCCGCGAACTGGAGCAGGGTGCCGTCGGAGAGCTGGATGTTGGTGAACGGGCCCCAGGACGGGGCCGCGTCGACTTCGAGGAGCGCGCGGTAGAAGCGGGCGGACTCCTCGCGGTCCTTCGACGCGATGATGGTGTGGTTGAAGGAGACGGGCATACGGTGGGTGACCTCTTCGCTCGGAACTTCGGGACGGAGACTGCGGAACGCGTCGTCGAAATCCGAGCGGACGGCGGGGCTCGACCCCGCCCGAAGGTCAGTCGGCCACCGGGTAGCCGATCCGTGAATGGCGCGTGCGCGCCGGTCCGGTGTTCACGGGGGTGACCTTAGCCAGGGGAACGCCGGGCGACAACCCGGTTAACCTTTCCGCGAGTTCACGCCGCCGGACAACCGATCCGCGCGCCCGTCTGTCTGAGCGGACGTGGAAACGACCACCCGCCCGCGACGCGCCGCCTCCGGCCTCGCCGCGCTCGTCACGCTCGCCGTGTTCTGCGCCGCCGACGCCGTCGCCCGCAGCTACCCCTTCGGGCCGCGCACCCGCAGCGTCAACGACCTCGGCAACCAGTACCTGCCGTACCACGCGCACCTCTGGGACCTCCTGCACGGCCGTGCCGACGGCGGGCTCCTCATGAACTGGCAGTCCGGGTTCGGCGCGAGCTTCCTGCCCGACTTCGCGACGTACCTCAGCAGCCCGTTCGCCCTGCTCGTCGGGGTGTTCCCGCGCGACGAGATCGACCTCGCGGTGTACGTCATCACGGCGCTGAAGACGGCGAGCGCGGCGGCGGCGATGAGCTGGCTGCTCCTCACCCTGCGCCCCGGGCCGCGCTGGGCCGCCGTCCTCCTCGGCGTCTCCTACGCCCTGTGCGGCTGGAGCCTCGCCGACGCGTCCTACAACCTCATGTGGCTCGACGGTCTCATCGCGCTGCCGGTGCTGTGCCTGGTGGGGGAGTGGCTGCTCGCGGGGCGCCGCCGTGTGGTGGGCGTGCTGGTCGTCGCGCTCGCCTGGACGGCGAACTTCTACACCGGGTACATGGCGACCCTCGGCGCCGCCCTGGTCCTCGCTGTCCGCCTGATCCTCATCGCCCCGCCGCGCCGCGAGACCCTTGCCGCGCTCGGCCGCGCCGCCCTCACCACCGCCCTCGGCATCGGCCTCGCCGCCCCGCTCGTCACCGTCGTCTACTTCGGCAGCGAGCACTCCTCCCCGACCCACTTCAGCGGCTTCGTCCCCTCCGACGCCGAGGACGTCCTCGCCCGCCTGATGCCGACGACGTACGGCTTCGGCTCGCCCAGCCTGTACGTCGGGACGACGGCCCTGCTGCTCGCGCTCGCCCTGCCGCTGCACCGGGCGGTCCCGGCGCGGGTGCGGTGGGCCTGGTCGGGGCTGATCGTCGTCATGTTCGCGTCGATGCAGTGGGAGCCGACGCAGCTCGCGTGGCACGGCTTCACGACACCGCAGGGGTCCGGGTACCGGGAGGCGTTCGTGCTGTGCGCGTTCCTGGTGCTGGCGGCCTGGTACGGGCTGTCGTACGGGGTGCCGGACGGGCGGGCGCTGGGGGTCGCGGCGGGGGCGCTGGCGCTGATGGGGGCGGGGGCGAGCGGGAGTCATCTGGTGCGGCCGTTCGTGCTGCCGATCATGGCGGTGGTGGGGGTGGGCGCGGTCGTGGGGCTTCGGGCGCTGTACCGGGCGGGTGGCCGGGGTACCGAGGACGCTTCGGCGGCCGGTGAGCCGGCGGACCCTGCCGATCACCCCAGGCCCTCGGTCCTCCGCACGAGACTCCGCCTCACCCGCCCCCTCCCCGCCGGCTTCGCCGTCGCGCTCCTCCTCGCGCTCCAGCTCGGCGAAGTCACCGGCACCTCCGCCGTCACCAGCCGCCTGCGCCTCGCCCACTTCGACAACTACGCGCCCTGGGGCGCACGTCAGGAGGCCCAGGCGGAGGCGGTGGAGTCGGCGGACGGCTGGCCCGCCTACCGCACCGACCCCGGCCGCGAGCAGACCGTCGGGAACGACCCGATGATGGTCGGCGGACAGGGCGCCCAGTACTACAGCAGCCACACCTCAGACGTCCTGTACCGCACACTCACGGCTCTGGGGGACGGCTGGACGTCCGGCGGACGGAGTCTCCAGAGCCTCGACAACGCCGTCACGGACACGGTGTTCTCGGTCGGCGCGCGTGTGCACTTCCCGCCGGATCCCCACCAGGACTGGTTCCCGCAGGACGGCACGGGCGAGACGGTGACCCGGCAGGTGGTGCCGCCGCTGGTGACGGTACGGCCGGCGGGACCGCAGCCGGGGTTCGGGACGTCGCCGTTCCGCAACCAGGAGCTGCTGCTGGGGACGAGGGTCTACACGGTCCCCCACGTCACCGTCCGGAACCGGACCCTCACGGCCCAGTGCCCGGCGGACAGCGAGGCGTACCTCTACGCCCCGCGCTTCGCCGGCACCGCGAGCCTGACGGGCAGCGCGCTCACGGGCCGCTTCCGGGCCGACGCGCGCAAGAAGATCGCGGCGATGGCGAGGCTGGGCCAGGTCCCCCCGACGGGCCGGGTCCACATCACCCTGACCCCCAACAAACCCGGCCGCCTCCCCACCCAAGGCTCCCTGGGCTGCCTGGACACGAAGAAACTCCGAACAGCGACCGACCACCTCCGCACGACCGGCGCGACAAAGGTCACCGTCTCGGACACCACGATCCGCGCCACCCTCCCTCCCGCCAGCCGAGGCATCGCCGTCATCGCCACCCCCCGCATCGCCGGCTGGCGCTGCGCCGTGGGCGACGCCCCCGCCGTCCCCGCCACCCAGTTCCACGGCCTGCTGGCCACCCCGTTGAACCCCACCTCCACCACCGTCACCTGCACCTTCCACCCCCCGGGCCTCCGCCTCGGCCTGACTCTCGGTGCCGCCGCCCTGACCGGCACCCTGGCCCTCACGATCTGGACGGCGACCCGAGGCAGAACCCGCCCCCGGAC encodes:
- a CDS encoding alpha-L-arabinofuranosidase C-terminal domain-containing protein; its protein translation is MSRTRWRLGLGATALLLATAGLPVTAQAADTTDYAVTVDPAGKGARIDDTMYGVFFEDINRAADGGLYAELVQNRSFEYSTVDNRAYTPLTAWTVTGSANVVNDAGRLNERNRNYLALDAGSAVTNSGYNTGVHADQGKKYDFSVWARAEKGTELTVTLHDADGTLAPARRITVRENGWAQYRTTFTATRTSSVARLTVASSKAAALDMVSLFPRDTYKGQPNGLRKDLAEKVAALKPGFVRFPGGCLVNTGSMEDYSEASNWQRARSYQWKDTIGPVEQRAVNSNVWGYHQSYGLGYYEYFRFAEDIGAMPLPVVPALVTGCGQNKAVDDPALLKRHIQDALDLIEFANGPATSTWGKVRAKMGHPKPFHLTHIEVGNEENLPVEFFDRFKQFRAAIEEKYPNITVVSNSGPDDSGSTFDTAWQLNRDAKVGMVDEHYYNSPQWFLQNNDRYDTYDRTGPKVFLGEYASQGNAFKNGLAEAAFMTGLERNADVVKLASYAPLFANEDYVQWRPDLIWFNNHASWNSANYEVQKLFMTNVGDRVVPSTATGTPSLQGPITGAVGLSTWATSAAYDDVRVTGADGTPLLSDDFSGDASKWTHTGAGSWSVQDGQYVQSDTAAENTMASAGDPSWHDYDLHVKATKKAGKEGFLVAFGVKDTGNFYWFNVGGWNNTQTAVEQAVDGGKSTLISKAGSVETGRAYDIDVKVRGRQVTLFLDGEEWGSFTDDKPAEPFRQVVTRDAKTGELIVKVVNAQAADARTAIDLGTSRVAKTARVTTLSAAADAVNTETATPVAPVTSTFDGVARKFTYTFPANSVTFLRIRQR
- a CDS encoding carboxymuconolactone decarboxylase family protein, yielding MTNDSTNSGTNESTTRDERFAHGLEVLRKVDGEAGQRVIDSLADINPELGHQIVAWGFGEIYDRPELAPRDRQLVTLGMLTALGGCEPQLEVHINAALNVGLTPTQITEALLHSAGYCGFPKALNATFVAKKVFGERGLLPATSA
- a CDS encoding VOC family protein, whose product is MPVSFNHTIIASKDREESARFYRALLEVDAAPSWGPFTNIQLSDGTLLQFAEPPVEIQMQHYAFLVDDALFDRAYQRLCADGITHWADPQMRRPGETNTGHGGRGVYFKDPSGHAIELITKPYL
- a CDS encoding YfhO family protein, translated to METTTRPRRAASGLAALVTLAVFCAADAVARSYPFGPRTRSVNDLGNQYLPYHAHLWDLLHGRADGGLLMNWQSGFGASFLPDFATYLSSPFALLVGVFPRDEIDLAVYVITALKTASAAAAMSWLLLTLRPGPRWAAVLLGVSYALCGWSLADASYNLMWLDGLIALPVLCLVGEWLLAGRRRVVGVLVVALAWTANFYTGYMATLGAALVLAVRLILIAPPRRETLAALGRAALTTALGIGLAAPLVTVVYFGSEHSSPTHFSGFVPSDAEDVLARLMPTTYGFGSPSLYVGTTALLLALALPLHRAVPARVRWAWSGLIVVMFASMQWEPTQLAWHGFTTPQGSGYREAFVLCAFLVLAAWYGLSYGVPDGRALGVAAGALALMGAGASGSHLVRPFVLPIMAVVGVGAVVGLRALYRAGGRGTEDASAAGEPADPADHPRPSVLRTRLRLTRPLPAGFAVALLLALQLGEVTGTSAVTSRLRLAHFDNYAPWGARQEAQAEAVESADGWPAYRTDPGREQTVGNDPMMVGGQGAQYYSSHTSDVLYRTLTALGDGWTSGGRSLQSLDNAVTDTVFSVGARVHFPPDPHQDWFPQDGTGETVTRQVVPPLVTVRPAGPQPGFGTSPFRNQELLLGTRVYTVPHVTVRNRTLTAQCPADSEAYLYAPRFAGTASLTGSALTGRFRADARKKIAAMARLGQVPPTGRVHITLTPNKPGRLPTQGSLGCLDTKKLRTATDHLRTTGATKVTVSDTTIRATLPPASRGIAVIATPRIAGWRCAVGDAPAVPATQFHGLLATPLNPTSTTVTCTFHPPGLRLGLTLGAAALTGTLALTIWTATRGRTRPRTTPRKQPTPTTP